From Hymenobacter volaticus, the proteins below share one genomic window:
- a CDS encoding glucuronyl esterase domain-containing protein, with protein sequence MKTHFLSALLVFTGIGLLPIPVHAQVANKPPNTVAGIAVNYNEELVGTYSLPDPLELANNQKVTDAATWNKQRRPEIRTWFEQNVYGRAPERPRKLRFEVFDKGTPAFNGKATRKQITVYFSERNDGPKMDLLVYLPANATKPVPLLLNINFLANSSLVDDPGVRPGQVWNKEKQKVPAPAYNPAGPMKLTVEPFLTQGIAVASVYYGDIEPDFNSGISYGVRSLYLEPGQTQVAPNEWGTVAAWSWGLSRALDYFEKDKAIDSKRVALLGASRLGKTVLWAGANDPRFALVIASVSGEGGAALARRNYGETIAHLVAPTRYAYQFCQNYQQLANKTDAPMDSHMLVALLAPRPLLLQTGNTDYWSDPKGEFLAAVAATPVYNLLGQQGIETNTLPAASQKVGGTLSYYMHDGGHGILPSDYPVFAEFMRTHLLQRK encoded by the coding sequence ATGAAAACGCACTTTCTCTCCGCTCTGCTGGTGTTCACAGGTATTGGCTTGCTACCTATTCCCGTGCACGCCCAAGTTGCCAACAAGCCGCCTAATACCGTGGCGGGTATTGCAGTGAACTACAACGAGGAACTAGTAGGCACCTATTCGCTGCCTGACCCGCTGGAGTTGGCCAACAATCAAAAAGTAACCGATGCTGCCACCTGGAACAAACAGCGCCGGCCAGAAATCAGAACGTGGTTTGAGCAAAACGTGTACGGCCGCGCCCCCGAGCGGCCACGCAAGCTGCGCTTCGAAGTATTCGACAAAGGCACCCCCGCTTTCAATGGCAAGGCCACGCGCAAGCAGATAACCGTGTACTTCTCGGAGCGCAACGACGGCCCGAAAATGGACTTGCTGGTGTACCTGCCGGCCAACGCTACCAAACCCGTACCGCTGCTGCTTAACATCAATTTTCTGGCGAATTCCTCGCTGGTTGATGATCCGGGTGTGCGACCCGGACAGGTCTGGAACAAAGAAAAGCAGAAAGTACCCGCCCCTGCCTACAACCCGGCCGGCCCTATGAAGCTCACCGTCGAGCCGTTTCTAACTCAGGGCATCGCCGTGGCGTCGGTGTACTACGGCGACATCGAGCCTGATTTCAACAGCGGTATTTCGTACGGCGTGCGCAGCCTTTACCTTGAACCCGGCCAAACCCAAGTGGCCCCCAACGAGTGGGGCACCGTTGCGGCCTGGAGCTGGGGCCTAAGCCGAGCCCTCGACTATTTCGAGAAAGACAAAGCCATAGACAGCAAGCGGGTGGCTCTGCTGGGCGCGTCGCGGCTCGGCAAAACGGTGCTATGGGCGGGCGCCAACGACCCTCGGTTTGCGCTGGTTATAGCTAGCGTTTCCGGCGAAGGCGGAGCGGCCTTGGCTCGGCGCAACTACGGCGAAACCATTGCTCATTTAGTGGCCCCGACCCGCTACGCCTACCAATTCTGCCAGAACTACCAGCAGCTTGCCAACAAAACCGATGCGCCCATGGATTCGCACATGCTCGTGGCCTTGCTGGCCCCTCGGCCGCTACTGCTGCAAACCGGCAACACCGATTACTGGAGCGACCCGAAAGGCGAATTTCTGGCGGCTGTAGCGGCCACTCCTGTCTACAATCTGCTCGGCCAGCAAGGAATTGAAACCAATACTCTGCCCGCGGCTAGCCAGAAAGTCGGCGGAACCTTGAGCTACTACATGCACGACGGCGGCCACGGCATTCTCCCCTCCGACTACCCTGTATTTGCTGAATTTATGCGTACCCACCTGCTGCAACGCAAGTAG
- a CDS encoding glycosyl hydrolase, with the protein MVDLRFRLKPWGCLVALVLPLASEAQQATVSLEQGFAEPPPAAWPRTWWHWTNSNVSKEGITKDLEWMKRVGIGGFQLADVAYGSGQTVPEKVVFGTPAWLDAVRHTATEANRLGLEMTMFSSPGWSLTGGSWVNPKQAMKKLVWSELHVEGGKTFKGKLPLPPSNDGPIRNLARSKNSPTTGFYGDCAVVAYRTPTAETEPARLQPSTTTNAGAIDAKALLDDDLNTALTVKPTETRGTAWVQYSFPQPTKVQAFTVAGPRGIPFGRLLASTDGKEFTTLAVLPGKQGYRGGTVRTFAVPTTTARYYRLELSGAPMKPADVISETPAQPDSSYALNEFQLHTGARVHRWEDKAGFNFLFEYESTATPPVAAPATISPTGVVVLTSKMQADGTLNWQVPPGKWTVLRMGYSLTGAKNRPAVPAASGLEVDKLSRKHTAAYLQGYTEPLRQALGPLYGKSLRYVLMDSWEAGIQNWTDEMLPEFQKRRGYDLTPFLPVLAGRVVGSADISDRVLWDFRRTLVDMFAENHYGTVTDFLHKQGVQTYGEAGGVSLETIEDALLYKKYVDIPMGEFWVKDLHPSSMYYEDVRGAASAGHVYGKNLVAAEAFTGGNFESPYTLKKISDYWFTQGLNQLVFHTSAHQPLDTKPGNTMVGTHLNRNITWAEQARPLMTYLARNSFMLQQGQYVADVAYLLNEGAPSTMPFWGAGLQPALPAGYAFDYINADALLSRMSVNANGRLVLPDGMNYAVLVLPETKAMTLPVLRKVQELVQGGATIVGPKPEQTPNYTTAQQSSTELQAIASEVWGDLDGRSRTKRRYSKGQVVWGLPLAQVMPLAGLTPDLECSQPLGSTVPWFHRRVGDADVYFVVNRSDSTQDLTARFRVHGKDVTLWHAATGEIEPASYTISGEHTTVPLHLKERESVFVVFNRAAPTAARNVAPKRTSTLLTVAGPWRVEFAPKLGAPSQTTLAQLASWTNSSEEGIRYFSGTATYYKTLETKKIWFRGGRKLLLDLGRVGDLAEVTVNGKKLELLWQAPFQVDVTRALKPGKNQLEIRVTNEWTNRLIGDKLAGPEKKVLDSYTAPFGGQYELGESGLLGPVKLVQVEQTTSANGKPQAMMSQSKL; encoded by the coding sequence ATGGTTGATCTTCGTTTTCGACTTAAACCTTGGGGTTGCTTGGTTGCTCTGGTGTTGCCGCTTGCTTCGGAGGCGCAGCAGGCTACAGTTTCTTTGGAGCAAGGCTTTGCGGAGCCGCCACCTGCCGCTTGGCCCCGCACCTGGTGGCATTGGACCAACAGCAATGTCAGCAAAGAAGGTATCACGAAGGACCTGGAATGGATGAAGCGGGTGGGCATTGGCGGTTTCCAGCTGGCGGATGTAGCGTACGGTAGCGGCCAAACGGTACCCGAGAAAGTGGTGTTTGGCACGCCCGCGTGGCTCGATGCTGTGCGCCATACTGCCACTGAAGCCAACCGATTAGGTTTAGAAATGACCATGTTCTCGTCGCCTGGCTGGAGCCTGACGGGCGGCTCGTGGGTGAATCCCAAGCAAGCCATGAAAAAGCTGGTATGGAGCGAGCTACATGTGGAAGGCGGCAAAACATTCAAGGGCAAGCTGCCACTACCACCTTCCAACGACGGGCCCATCCGCAATCTGGCGCGCAGCAAAAACAGCCCCACAACGGGCTTTTACGGCGACTGCGCCGTAGTGGCCTACCGCACCCCAACCGCCGAAACCGAACCAGCGCGCCTACAACCCAGTACGACAACCAACGCCGGGGCCATTGATGCCAAAGCGCTGCTGGATGACGACTTGAACACCGCGCTGACCGTGAAGCCCACCGAAACGCGCGGTACCGCCTGGGTGCAATATAGCTTTCCGCAACCCACCAAAGTGCAGGCCTTTACCGTAGCAGGTCCGCGTGGCATCCCCTTCGGACGCTTACTGGCCAGTACCGATGGAAAGGAATTTACCACCTTGGCGGTGCTGCCTGGCAAGCAGGGCTACCGCGGCGGTACGGTGCGCACCTTCGCCGTCCCGACTACCACGGCCCGCTACTACCGATTGGAGCTGAGTGGTGCGCCCATGAAGCCCGCCGACGTAATTTCGGAAACGCCTGCCCAACCCGACAGCAGCTATGCCCTCAACGAGTTTCAGTTGCACACTGGCGCGCGGGTACACCGCTGGGAAGACAAAGCTGGTTTCAACTTTCTGTTTGAATACGAATCAACGGCAACCCCGCCCGTAGCCGCGCCCGCCACCATTAGCCCCACCGGCGTGGTGGTGCTAACCTCGAAGATGCAAGCCGACGGCACGCTCAACTGGCAAGTACCGCCGGGCAAATGGACCGTCCTGCGTATGGGCTACTCGCTGACAGGTGCCAAAAACCGACCCGCGGTGCCGGCCGCCTCTGGGCTTGAAGTTGATAAGCTCAGCCGCAAACACACCGCGGCCTACTTGCAAGGCTACACCGAACCCTTGCGGCAGGCGCTAGGACCACTCTACGGCAAGAGTTTGCGCTACGTGCTGATGGACAGCTGGGAGGCTGGTATCCAGAACTGGACCGACGAGATGCTACCTGAGTTTCAGAAGCGCCGCGGCTACGACCTGACGCCTTTTCTACCGGTGCTAGCCGGCCGGGTAGTGGGCAGCGCCGACATCAGTGACCGGGTGCTGTGGGACTTTCGGCGCACTCTCGTGGACATGTTTGCCGAAAACCATTACGGCACCGTTACCGACTTTTTGCACAAGCAAGGCGTCCAGACGTACGGCGAAGCCGGCGGCGTGTCGCTGGAGACCATAGAAGATGCCTTGCTTTATAAGAAGTACGTGGACATTCCGATGGGCGAGTTCTGGGTGAAAGACCTGCACCCGTCTTCCATGTACTACGAGGACGTGCGCGGAGCCGCTTCGGCGGGTCACGTGTACGGCAAAAACCTAGTGGCTGCTGAAGCCTTCACGGGTGGCAACTTCGAGTCGCCGTACACGCTAAAGAAGATCAGTGACTATTGGTTTACGCAGGGCCTCAATCAACTGGTGTTTCACACCTCGGCGCATCAGCCGCTCGATACCAAGCCCGGCAACACCATGGTGGGCACGCATTTGAACCGCAATATCACTTGGGCCGAGCAGGCCCGGCCGCTGATGACTTATCTGGCGCGCAATTCTTTCATGCTACAGCAGGGCCAGTACGTGGCCGACGTAGCCTACTTGCTCAACGAAGGCGCCCCATCGACCATGCCGTTCTGGGGCGCGGGTTTGCAGCCGGCCCTCCCTGCTGGCTACGCCTTCGACTACATCAACGCCGATGCGCTGCTTAGCCGCATGAGCGTAAATGCCAACGGGCGCCTGGTGCTGCCCGATGGGATGAACTACGCCGTGCTCGTGCTGCCCGAAACCAAAGCCATGACCTTGCCCGTGCTGCGCAAGGTGCAGGAGCTAGTGCAGGGCGGCGCTACCATAGTGGGTCCCAAACCCGAACAGACGCCAAACTATACAACCGCCCAGCAGAGCAGCACCGAACTGCAAGCCATTGCCAGCGAAGTGTGGGGTGACTTAGACGGCCGCAGTCGAACCAAACGCCGTTACAGCAAAGGCCAAGTGGTGTGGGGGTTACCTCTGGCGCAAGTGATGCCCCTAGCCGGCCTGACGCCCGATCTGGAATGTAGCCAGCCCTTAGGCAGTACGGTACCCTGGTTTCACCGACGCGTAGGCGACGCGGATGTGTACTTCGTGGTCAACCGTTCGGATAGCACTCAGGATCTGACGGCTCGGTTTCGGGTGCACGGCAAAGACGTGACGCTATGGCACGCCGCAACCGGCGAAATAGAGCCAGCTAGCTACACCATCAGCGGCGAACATACTACGGTGCCGCTTCACTTAAAGGAGCGTGAATCGGTGTTTGTAGTGTTCAACCGCGCTGCACCTACCGCGGCCCGCAACGTTGCACCGAAGCGTACTTCTACCTTGCTTACCGTAGCTGGCCCGTGGCGCGTAGAGTTTGCGCCCAAGCTTGGTGCCCCGTCGCAAACGACCTTGGCCCAGCTCGCCTCCTGGACAAATAGTTCTGAAGAAGGCATCCGGTATTTCTCGGGCACGGCCACCTATTATAAAACCCTGGAAACCAAGAAAATCTGGTTCCGCGGAGGCCGCAAACTGCTACTCGATCTGGGCCGCGTCGGCGACTTGGCCGAAGTTACTGTCAACGGGAAGAAGCTAGAATTGCTCTGGCAGGCGCCCTTTCAGGTGGACGTGACGAGAGCCCTCAAACCGGGCAAAAACCAGCTGGAAATCCGGGTAACCAACGAATGGACCAACCGTCTGATTGGCGACAAGCTGGCGGGGCCTGAGAAGAAAGTGCTCGATTCTTACACGGCGCCCTTCGGTGGGCAATACGAGCTGGGCGAATCGGGCTTGCTGGGTCCAGTGAAACTTGTGCAAGTAGAGCAAACCACAAGTGCCAACGGTAAACCACAGGCGATGATGTCGCAATCCAAACTATGA